The genome window ATAATCAACAGCTGCGGAGGTACCTTCTTCTTTATATTTTTTAAAAAAGGTGTTCACCAGGTCGGCTGCGCCCTTAACAGCTACTACAGGTGGTTTTGTTGTTGCGGTAGCAGCAGGTTTTTGCACTATAGCGGCATCCTGTGCATTTGCAAATGCTGCACAGCAGCAAAGTATCCCGGTAACTAATAGCCTTATCAAATTGTGTTTTGTGTTTAAGCGTTTCATGGTAAGTATTTTAAACCACCAAAGTAAATAAAAAAGCCCGCTACTTATGTAGCGGGCAATATATTTTTTAGATGGCTAAACAGATCATGTTGACTAAGTTAATTTATTTAAACCTTATCAACTTCCACGTCACCTATTTGGTTACGTACATTACTTCCTTAACGGCTTTAATAACACGTTCAGGGTTTGGCAGGTATTCCTGGATCAGGGTTGGCGCGTAAGGCAACGGCACGTCTCCGCCCATAATCCGCAGTACCGGCGCATCTAAGTAATCAAATGCATCTTTCTGCACTTTAAATGCAACTTCGGTAGCAATTGAACCCAATGGCCAGCTCTCTTCAACTATTACCAAACGGTTTGTTTTTTTAACAGAGGCAATAACAGTGTCATAATCAATCGGGCGTACGGTACGCAAATCAATCACTTCGGCGTGGATTCCTTCTTTATCAAGTTCGGCAGCTGCAGCGTGAACCACTTTCATGATTTTACCAAAACCAACTAAGGTAACGTCAGTACCTTCTTTGGTAACTTTGGCTTTTCCCAGCGGGATATAATATGTTTCTTCAGGAACTTCACCTTTATCGCCATACATCAATTCCGACTCCATAAAAATAACCGGATCAGGATCAATTATAGCTGACTTTAACAAGCCTTTTGCGTCGTAAGGATTTGATGGCACAACCACTTTTAAGCCCGGGCAATTGGCATACCAGCTTTCAAAGCACTGGCTGTGCTGCGAGCTCAGCATCCCGGCATTACCGGTTGGGCCGCGAAAAACGATCGGTACCGAAAACTGGCCACCGCTCATTGACATGATCTTTGCTGCTCCGTTGATGATCTGATCGATAGCAACCAGCGAAAAGTTAAAGGTCATGAACTCAATAATGGGGCGTAAACCGTTCATTGCCGAGCCAATTCCGATACCGGCAAAACCGCATTCAGAGATGGGCGTATCAATTACGCGTTTAGCACCAAATTCGTCCAGCATACCCTGGCTAACCTTGTAAGCACCGTTATATTCGGCAACTTCTTCACCCATCAGGTATATTTTATCATCCTTGCGCATTTCTTCGTTCATTGCTTCACGAAGCGCTTCTCTGAATTGTATTTCTCTCATCGTATTATTAAAATGATGTTTTTTGCGAACGCAAATATAAACAACAATGTGTTATTTGCAATTAGTGTTATAACTACAACAAGCTTTTTACGCTTTGATGGAATAAGTTAACCTTGTTCTTCCCAAATCGCTGCTAGCTGTCAACTAAAAACTGCCAGTTGCCAACTGCCTTTCGCCCTTCATTTTCGACGCAATCTCCAGCGCTTTATAGGCATTTACTATGCCACCGGTTTTTGAAAGCGACGTAAAATCAACTTTTTCTTTGGCGCCGGGTTTATTAACTTTTTTTCCGGTTACAGGGGTTGCACTTTCCATAATTACCTGCTTCAGTTGCTTTGCACTAAGGCCGGGGTAATATTCAAGGCAAAGTGCGGCCACACCGGCAACAATGGGCGAGGCAAAGCTGGTACCATCAGCCGTATTAAATTCAGCATCGGTGTCAATTGATGTTACTTTTACACCGGGTGCAAAAACATCAACATTGTTTTTACCATAATTGCTGAACGTAGCCGCAAGAGCGGTATCCGCTTTAGGACCCGATGCGCCTACATTAATAACGTTATCGGTAGTTGATCCGTCAAGATAGGTATCATTCGGAAATTCAGGTTTTGCATCCACATCCTGCCCGTCATTACCTGATGCCATTACCAGCAGCACATCTTTTTGGGCCGCATATTTAAAGGCAGCATCAACCCAATCTTTATGCGGCGAGATCTTTTTACCGAAACTCATGTTGATGATCTGCGCACCATGGTCAACCGCAAAACGGATCGCATTAGCAATATCCTTATCATACTCATCGCCATTGGGCACAGCTTTAATTGACATTATCCGTACATTATCAGCAACACCGTCAATGCCGTAGCCATTATTACGCACAGCGCCAATTAAACCTGCTACGCCTGTTCCGTGCGACGCATCAGCATTTTTTAGGATATTGTTACCGTAAGGTTTGCCATCGTTAACATCCGGATCGTCGCCAACTATCCTTGCACGGGCATCCAAATCGGGGCTGATGTTATTATTTTGTTTGGCAAAATATTCGGTCAGGTCCTTAAGTACCTTGGCATTGTTGGCATCATCCCCAATCTGCGAGAAAACAGATTCCCAAACCGTTTTACTTTGATTTATCGTATCGTTAGTGGTGTTTATCTTTTTTAAATCGCCCAATGTAAAGGTTTGATCCGATTTTAACTTCAACTCTCTTTTTATGTAATAATTAGTTGCTGTAAGCACGTTAACTTCCATGGTCAGATCCTTCACCTCAGCCTGCGACTTGCTCATGGTGCTGTCGTAGTTTGTTTTTACGCTTTGCCAAAAAGCAAACTCTTTTTCCTGCCCGGCAGGGGCGGTGGTAACCGCAGCATATTTACCTTTAAGTTTGTGATACAGCCTTACTTCTTCTGTAGTTTCGGTAAAATCAACTTTACCGCCTTTGCCGCCTAAAAAGTCCCAGCCGTGT of Mucilaginibacter xinganensis contains these proteins:
- a CDS encoding pyruvate dehydrogenase complex E1 component subunit beta, with translation MREIQFREALREAMNEEMRKDDKIYLMGEEVAEYNGAYKVSQGMLDEFGAKRVIDTPISECGFAGIGIGSAMNGLRPIIEFMTFNFSLVAIDQIINGAAKIMSMSGGQFSVPIVFRGPTGNAGMLSSQHSQCFESWYANCPGLKVVVPSNPYDAKGLLKSAIIDPDPVIFMESELMYGDKGEVPEETYYIPLGKAKVTKEGTDVTLVGFGKIMKVVHAAAAELDKEGIHAEVIDLRTVRPIDYDTVIASVKKTNRLVIVEESWPLGSIATEVAFKVQKDAFDYLDAPVLRIMGGDVPLPYAPTLIQEYLPNPERVIKAVKEVMYVTK
- a CDS encoding S8 family serine peptidase; translation: MHKLRKYALSSLVCGAMFLSLNAIGQQIPKQAPDPPKNWHTLDLKADGFYGISLKPAYLFLKGKKSKTVIVTTIDSGIDTLQNDLKSILWVNPKEIPNNGIDDDKDGYVDDVHGWDFLGGKGGKVDFTETTEEVRLYHKLKGKYAAVTTAPAGQEKEFAFWQSVKTNYDSTMSKSQAEVKDLTMEVNVLTATNYYIKRELKLKSDQTFTLGDLKKINTTNDTINQSKTVWESVFSQIGDDANNAKVLKDLTEYFAKQNNNISPDLDARARIVGDDPDVNDGKPYGNNILKNADASHGTGVAGLIGAVRNNGYGIDGVADNVRIMSIKAVPNGDEYDKDIANAIRFAVDHGAQIINMSFGKKISPHKDWVDAAFKYAAQKDVLLVMASGNDGQDVDAKPEFPNDTYLDGSTTDNVINVGASGPKADTALAATFSNYGKNNVDVFAPGVKVTSIDTDAEFNTADGTSFASPIVAGVAALCLEYYPGLSAKQLKQVIMESATPVTGKKVNKPGAKEKVDFTSLSKTGGIVNAYKALEIASKMKGERQLATGSF